One Dioscorea cayenensis subsp. rotundata cultivar TDr96_F1 chromosome 17, TDr96_F1_v2_PseudoChromosome.rev07_lg8_w22 25.fasta, whole genome shotgun sequence DNA window includes the following coding sequences:
- the LOC120280618 gene encoding tubby-like F-box protein 1 isoform X1, producing MMLLRRPFFSSYKGSSFASSSLCAVDDRRDGGGAVAEEDDDRWSTMLPELMEEIIKRVESSEERWPLRRSVVACACVCRHWREVTTGVVRPPLESGTITFPSSLKEPGPRGHPMQCFIKRNKKTSTYYLYLSLTQTFADKGKFLLAAKRFRCGAHTEYIISLDADDLSQGSNAYVGKLRSNFLGTKFTIYDSRPPYSGAKALSCRTSRRFPSKQISPQVPAGNFEIGKVSYKFNLVKTRGPRRMMCTMRCPPAQTPIIDEDPKSTSSPEAVSRPVVLKNKAPRWHEHLQCWCLNFHGRVTVASVKNFQLAAAAVDPSQSGSTGDEETVLLQFGKVGDDMFTMDYRQPLSAFQAFAICLTSFGTKLACE from the exons ATGATGCTTCTCCGAAGACCCTTCTTCTCATCCTATAAGGGCTCCTCCTTCGCCTCCTCCTCTCTTTGTGCTGTGGATGATCGGAGGGATGGTGGTGGCGCTGTGgcggaggaggatgatgatcgGTGGTCGACGATGCTTCCGGAGTTGATGGAGGAGATCATAAAGAGGGTGGAGTCTAGCGAGGAGCGTTGGCCCCTTCGCCGGAGCGTTGTCGCCTGCGCCTGCGTCTGCCGCCACTGGCGCGAAGTCACCACCGGCGTCGTGCGACCGCCCCTTGAATCTGGAACTATCACCTTCCCTTCTTCCCTCAAAGAG CCAGGGCCCCGGGGACATCCGATGCAGTGTTTCATCAAGAGGAACAAGAAGACTTCCACGTATTACTTGTATCTCAGCTTGACGCAAA CATTTGCAGATAAAGGGAAGTTTCTCTTGGCAGCTAAAAGATTTAGGTGTGGCGCCCATACGGAATACATTATCTCACTAGATGCTGATGACTTGTCGCAAGGAAGTAATGCATACGTGGGAAAGTTGAG ATCCAATTTTTTAGGAACCAAGTTCACAATCTACGACAGCCGGCCTCCTTACAGTGGTGCGAAGGCATTAAGTTGCCGAACAAGCCGTCGTTTCCCTAGCAAGCAGATAAGCCCACAGGTTCCTGCAGGCAATTTTGAGATAGGCAAAGTATCTTACAAATTCAATCTTGTCAAAACAAGAGGACCGAGAAGGATGATGTGCACAATGCGTTGCCCTCCTGCACAAACACCAATTATCGATGAAGATCCTAAGTCAACAAGCTCCCCAGAGGCTGTTTCTAGACCTGTTGTCCTGAAAAACAAAGCCCCGAGGTGGCACGAGCACCTGCAATGTTGGTGCTTGAATTTTCATGGTAGGGTCACTGTTGCCTCTGTGAAGAATTTCCAGCTTGCAGCGGCAGCAGTAGATCCCAGCCAATCAGGGTCAACAGGGGATGAAGAGACAGTGCTGCTTCAGTTCGGTAAGGTCGGGGATGACATGTTCACCATGGACTATCGGCAACCACTCTCGGCCTTTCAGGCATTCGCCATTTGTCTGACTAGCTTTGGTACTAAACTTGCTTGCGAATAA
- the LOC120280618 gene encoding tubby-like F-box protein 1 isoform X2: protein MMLLRRPFFSSYKGSSFASSSLCAVDDRRDGGGAVAEEDDDRWSTMLPELMEEIIKRVESSEERWPLRRSVVACACVCRHWREVTTGVVRPPLESGTITFPSSLKEPGPRGHPMQCFIKRNKKTSTYYLYLSLTQNKGKFLLAAKRFRCGAHTEYIISLDADDLSQGSNAYVGKLRSNFLGTKFTIYDSRPPYSGAKALSCRTSRRFPSKQISPQVPAGNFEIGKVSYKFNLVKTRGPRRMMCTMRCPPAQTPIIDEDPKSTSSPEAVSRPVVLKNKAPRWHEHLQCWCLNFHGRVTVASVKNFQLAAAAVDPSQSGSTGDEETVLLQFGKVGDDMFTMDYRQPLSAFQAFAICLTSFGTKLACE, encoded by the exons ATGATGCTTCTCCGAAGACCCTTCTTCTCATCCTATAAGGGCTCCTCCTTCGCCTCCTCCTCTCTTTGTGCTGTGGATGATCGGAGGGATGGTGGTGGCGCTGTGgcggaggaggatgatgatcgGTGGTCGACGATGCTTCCGGAGTTGATGGAGGAGATCATAAAGAGGGTGGAGTCTAGCGAGGAGCGTTGGCCCCTTCGCCGGAGCGTTGTCGCCTGCGCCTGCGTCTGCCGCCACTGGCGCGAAGTCACCACCGGCGTCGTGCGACCGCCCCTTGAATCTGGAACTATCACCTTCCCTTCTTCCCTCAAAGAG CCAGGGCCCCGGGGACATCCGATGCAGTGTTTCATCAAGAGGAACAAGAAGACTTCCACGTATTACTTGTATCTCAGCTTGACGCAAA ATAAAGGGAAGTTTCTCTTGGCAGCTAAAAGATTTAGGTGTGGCGCCCATACGGAATACATTATCTCACTAGATGCTGATGACTTGTCGCAAGGAAGTAATGCATACGTGGGAAAGTTGAG ATCCAATTTTTTAGGAACCAAGTTCACAATCTACGACAGCCGGCCTCCTTACAGTGGTGCGAAGGCATTAAGTTGCCGAACAAGCCGTCGTTTCCCTAGCAAGCAGATAAGCCCACAGGTTCCTGCAGGCAATTTTGAGATAGGCAAAGTATCTTACAAATTCAATCTTGTCAAAACAAGAGGACCGAGAAGGATGATGTGCACAATGCGTTGCCCTCCTGCACAAACACCAATTATCGATGAAGATCCTAAGTCAACAAGCTCCCCAGAGGCTGTTTCTAGACCTGTTGTCCTGAAAAACAAAGCCCCGAGGTGGCACGAGCACCTGCAATGTTGGTGCTTGAATTTTCATGGTAGGGTCACTGTTGCCTCTGTGAAGAATTTCCAGCTTGCAGCGGCAGCAGTAGATCCCAGCCAATCAGGGTCAACAGGGGATGAAGAGACAGTGCTGCTTCAGTTCGGTAAGGTCGGGGATGACATGTTCACCATGGACTATCGGCAACCACTCTCGGCCTTTCAGGCATTCGCCATTTGTCTGACTAGCTTTGGTACTAAACTTGCTTGCGAATAA